The region CTGCCGCAGCAGCTCTACTGGTTCAGCGTCGGCCAGCAGCACGATAAAGCTACCGCCCATAATCTGGCGGACTGTATTGAGTGCGGCGCCTGCGCGTATGTCTGCCCAAGCAATATCCCGCTGGTGCAATATTTTCGCCAGGAAAAAGCAGAGATCCGCGCCATTGCGGAAGAACAGCAGCGCGCCGCCGAAGCCAAGGCTCGCTTTGAAGCGCGCCAGGCGCGTCTGGAACGTGAAAAAGCCGCACGTCTGGAACGCCATAAGAAATCCGCCGTACAGCCTTCCGGCCAGGATCAGGATGCTATTCAGGCCGCCCTGGCCCGCGTGCGTGAGAAGAAAGCCGATGACCAACCGATTGTGGTCAACGCTCGCGAAAAACCAGATAACAGCGCGGTGATTGCCGCCCGCGAAGCGCGCAAAGCCGAGGCCCGCGCGCGTCAGGCGGAAAAAGTCCAGCAGGAGATGGCGGCGAACAGCTCCGTTCCTGCGCTGGAAGCCACCGAGCCGGTTAGCGAAACCGACCCGCGCAAAGCCGCCGTCGAAGCTGCCATCGCCCGCGCCAAAGCGCGTAAAGCGGCGCAGAGCGCGCCGGTGGACGACACCCCGGCCGAGCCGGTCGACCCGCGCAAAGCCGCCGTCGAAGCCGCCATCGCCCGCGCTAAAGCGCGTAAAGCGGCGCAGGCTGGCGAGAGCGCGCCGGTCGCTGAAACCCCGGCCGAGCCGGTCGATCCGCGCAAGGCCGCCGTCGAAGCCGCTATCGCCCGCGCCAAAGCCCGTAAAGCGACGCAGGCTGGCGAGAGCGCGCCGGTCGCTGAAACCCCGGCCGAGCCGGTCGACCCGCGTAAAGCCGCTGTCGAAGCCGCTATCGCCCGCGCCAAAGCCCGTAAAGCCGCGCAGGCTGGCGAGAGCGCGCCGGTCGCTGAAACCCCGACTGAGCCGGTCGACCCGCGTAAAGCCGCCGTCGAAGCCGCTATCGCCCGCGCTAAAGCCCGTAAAGCGGCGCAGGCGGATGAGCGCGCTCAGACGGCAAATGAAGATGATGAAGCGGACGATCCGCGCAAAGCGGCTGTTGCCGCCGCGATTGCCAGGGTGCAGGCACGCAAGGCTGCCGAAAAGGTTGTTAACGAGGATTAAATGGTTTTCAGAATCGCAAGTTCCCCTTATACCCATAACCAGCGCCAGACGTCGCGTATCATGATGCTGGTGACGCTCGCCGCCGTGCCGGGCATCGCCGTGCAATGGTATTTTTTTGGCTACGGCAGCCTGGTGCAGATTCTGTTGGCCATCGTGAGCGCGCTCGCCAGCGAAGCGCTGGTATTGCGAATGCGCAAACTCTCCCTGAAACGTCATCTTGGTGATAATTCCGCTCTGCTGACCGGTCTGCTGCTGGGCGTCAGTATTCCGCCGCTGGCTCCGTGGTGGATGGTGGTGCTCGGTACCGTTTTCGCGGTGATTATCGCCAAACAGCTTTATGGCGGTCTTGGCCACAACCCGTTTAACCCGGCGATGATAGGCTATGTCGTGCTGCTGATTTCATTCCCGGTGCAAATGACCAACTGGCTGCCGCCGCAGCAGATCGCCGCGACCGCCCCTGGTTTTGTCGACGCGTTACAGGTGATTTTTCACGGTGTGACCGCAAGCGGCGACACGATGGCGCAACTGCGTCTCGGTATCGACGGCGTAAGCCAGGCCACCCCGCTGGACACTTTTAAAACCGGTCTGCACGCCGGGCATCCGGCAGGCGAGTTGCTGGCGCAGCCGATTTACGGCGGCGCGCTGGCGGGTCTCGGCTGGCAGTGGGTGAATCTCGCGTATCTGGCGGGCGGTCTGTTCCTCCTGGCGCGCGGCACGATCCGCTGGCATATCCCGGCGAGCTTTATTGTGACGCTCGCGGTATGCTCAACGTTCGGCTGGCTTATCGCACCAGAGAAATTTCTTTCGCCGCTGATGCATCTGCTCTCAGGCGCGACGATGCTCGGCGCGTTCTTTATTCTTACCGACCCGGTTACCGCCTCGACGACCAACAAAGGCCGTCTGGTCTTTGGCGCGCTGGCGGGCCTGCTGGTCTGGCTTATCCGCAGTTTCGGCGGCTATCCGGATGGCGTGGCGTTCGCAGTGCTGCTGGCCAATATCACCGTGCCGCTCATCGATTACTACACCCGCCCGCGGGTTTATGGTCACCGGTAAGGAGTCGTCATGCTGAAAACTATCCAGAAACATGGCGTAACGCTCGCCGTTTTCGCCGCGCTGACGACAGGGCTTACGGCAATGGTCAATGCGCTCACCAAAACCACCATTGAAGGCCAGGCCGCGCTGCAACAAAAACAGCTGTTTGACCAGGTGCTGCCGCCGCAGATATATGACAATGATATTCAGCAGAGCTGTTATCTGGTCAACGCGCCGGCGCTTGGCCGCGGCGAAAAACAGCTGTGGGTCGCGCGTAAAGGCGATAAGCCCGTCGCGGTGGTTATGCAGGCCACCGCCCCGGATGGCTACTCCGGGGCAATTCAGCTGCTGGTCGGCGCCGATTTTAAAGGGACCGTACTTGGCACCCGCGTGACGGAGCATCACGAAACGCCGGGGCTTGGCGATAAAATTGAAACCCGCATCAGCGACTGGATCACCGGCTTTGCCGGTAAGATTATCCAGGGGCCTGACGACAACCGTTGGGCGGTGAAAAAAGATGGCGGCCAGTTTGACCAGTTCACCGGGGCGACCATTACGCCGCGCGCGGTGGTCAATGCCGTGAAACGCGCAGGCCTGTATGCGCAGACGCTGGAGCCGCAGCTTTCCTCCCTGCCTTCCTGTGGAGATACCCATGAATGACGTGAAATCGATTCTGGTCAACGGGTTATGGAAAAATAACTCGGCGCTGGTACAGCTACTCGGGATGTGCCCGCTGCTGGCCGTGACCTCCACCGCCACTAACGCGCTCGGTCTGGGACTTGCGACGACGCTGGTGCTGACGCTGACTAACGCCTCAATCTCCGCGTTTCGCCGTTGGATGCCTGGTGAAATTCGTATTCCGATTTACGTAATGATCATCGCGGCGGTGGTGAGCATCGTACAGATGCTGATTAACGCCTACGCGTTCGGGCTGTATCAGTCGCTCGGCATTTTTATTCCGCTTATCGTGACCAACTGTATCGTTGTCGGCCGCGCGGAGGCGTTCGCCGCTAAAAACGGCCCGCTGCTGTCGGCGCTCGACGGCTTTGCCATTGGTATGGGCGCGACCGGCGCGATGTTTGTGCTTGGGTCGCTGCGTGAAATCCTCGGCAACGGCACGCTGTTTGACGGCGCAGACGGTCTGCTCGGCAGCTGGGCGCGGGTGCTGCGTATCGAAGTCTTCCATACCGACACGCCGTTCCTGCTGGCGATGCTGCCGCCAGGCGCGTTTATCGGTCTTGGCATGATGCTGGCGGTGAAATACCTGATAGACGAACGAATGAAGCGCCGCGCCGCGAAACCCGTCGTGGTGGAGGCCAGCCCGGAAAACGCGTCATGAACCAGGCAAAACGCATCGAAATCCTGACGCGGCTACGCGCCAATAACCCGCACCCGACCACCGAGCTGCACTTCACCAGTCCGTTTGAGCTGCTGATTGCCGTTCTGCTCTCGGCGCAGGCCACCGACGTGAGCGTCAATAAAGCCACGGCAAAGCTCTACCCGGTGGCGAATACGCCACAGGCGATGCTGGCGCTGGGCGTTGACGGGGTGAAGGAGTACATCAAAACCATCGGGCTGTTTAACAGCAAAGCGGAAAACGTGATTAAAACCTGCCGCATTCTGATTGAACAACACGGCGGCGAGGTGCCGGAAGATCGCGCGGCGCTGGAGGCGCTGCCGGGCGTCGGCCGTAAAACGGCCAATGTGGTGCTCAATACCGCCTTCGGCTGGCCCACCATCGCCGTGGATACGCATATCTTTCGCGTCAGCAATCGCACGAAGTTCGCGCCGGGCAAGAATGTCGAAGCTGTCGAAGAGAAGCTGCTGAAAGTGGTGCCGGCGGAATTTAAAGTCGATTGTCACCACTGGCTCATTTTGCACGGACGTTATACCTGCATCGCGCGTAAGCCGCGCTGTGGCTCCTGCATTATCGAAGATCTGTGCGAATACGCCGAAAAAGTCTACGAATAACGCAGGGCATGGTGGATGTCACTTTTGTCACATCCACCATCTTTTCATCTCCGCTCCCATCGCTTTATCTCCCTTTTTAGCCGTTCATTATTCCGCCATAAATCAGCTCGCCAGGTTAATCGTTTTTTTCGACAGGAATTTTCTATAGATTTGTGAGAATTATCACATTTGCAACATCCTGTTAATTTTCCGTTGCGTTATTGCGCCCTAAGCCTTGATACGCCTCGCTTATCACCATCACTGATAATATAAATATCGGACATTTTCCGATATTAAGGGCTATATGACTGCCTGAAGGGTTAATCAGCAGAAGATATAACCATACAACGCTTCAGCACCACCTTCAGCAGTTAAAAAATCTACAATAGCTATTATCATGAAATTTAACGCTGACTCTTAGCGAAACGACTGGCCGATTATCCCGCCCGGCTTATATGTAACAGATTATTACAAAAGCCTTGTGCGAGCGGTCAGGATAGTGAACATTACCCGCCGTTTCTCACTTCATATAACAATAAAAGCGCATGCCGCCAGGCACTACGCGCATACCACCCCCGCGGTTAATGCGGGCTGTAAAAAAAGAGGTATATGTGTCGACTGCAAACAAAAAACCAGCAGAAAGCGTAAGTATGAACGCTTTCAAACAACCGAGATCGTTCTATCTCATTTTCTCTATTGAGTTATGGGAGCGTTTCGGTTTCTACGGCCTGCAAGGGATCATGGCCGTTTACCTGGTTAAACAGCTGGGTATGTCGGAAGCGGATTCCATTACGTTGTTCTCCTCCTTTAGCGCGCTGGTGTATGGCCTGGTGGCTATCGGCGGCTGGCTGGGCGATAAAGTCCTCGGCACTAAACGCGTCATTATGCTCGGCACCATTGTGCTGGCGGTAGGCTACGCGCTCGTCGCCTGGTCCGGTCACGATGCAGGCATCGTCTACCTGGGTATGGCGACCATCGCGGTGGGTAATGGCCTCTTCAAAGCCAACCCCTCCTCCCTGCTCTCCACCTGCTATGAGAAAGACGACCCGCGTCTCGACGGCGCTTTCACCATGTACTACATGGCGATTAACATCGGTTCGTTCTTCTCTATGCTGGCGACCCCGTGGCTGGCGGACAAATTCGGCTGGAGCGTGGCGTTCTCGCTGAGCTTCGTCGGGATGCTGATCACGCTTGTGAACTTCATCTTCTGCAAAAAATGGGTCAAAGATTACGGTTCTAAACCGGACTTCGCCCCGCTGCACGTTGGCAAACTGCTGGCCACTATCGTCGGTATCGTCGTGCTGGTCGCTATCGCCACCTGGCTGCTGCACAACCAGGGTATCGCGCGCATGGTGCTGGGCGTGGTTGCGCTGGGTATCGTGATTATCTTTGCGAAGGAAGCCTTCGCCATGCAGGGCGCCGCGCGACGCAAAATGATCGTGGCGTTTATCCTGATGCTGGAAGCAATTGTGTTCTTCGTGCTCTACCAGCAGATGCCGACGTCCCTGAACTTCTTCGCGATTCGTAACGTTGAACATGACATTCTCGGCATCGCATTCCAGCCGGAGCAGTTCCAGGCGCTGAACCCGTTCTGGATAATGATTGGCAGCCCGATTCTCGCCGCCATCTACAACAAAATGGGCGACCGTCTGCCGATGCCGTTTAAATTCACCATCGGTATGCTGCTGTGCTCTGGCGCGTTCCTGGTGCTGCCGCTGGGCGCGAAATTCGCCTCAGAAGCAGGCATCGTCTCCGTTAACTGGCTGATCCTGAGCTACGCCCTGCAGAGTATTGGCGAGCTGATGATCTCTGGTCTGGGTCTGGCGATGGTTGCACAACTGGTGCCGCAGCGCCTGATGGGCTTCATCATGGGCAGCTGGTTCCTGACCACTGCTGGCGCGGCGATGATCGCCGGTAAAGTGGCGAATCTGATGGCAGTGCCGGAAAACGTCACCGATCCGCTGCAGTCGCTGGAAGTGTACGGCCGCGTCTTTATGCAGATTGGTATCGCCACCGGCGTTATCGCTCTGCTGATGCTTCTCACCGCGCCGCTGCTTAACCGCATGACGCAGGAAGATAAGCCGAAAGAAACGGAAACCGCGCACGCGTAATTGACCGGGAAACACCTTTCAGGCCGTCAGATTTCATGCTGACGGCTTTTTTTTTGCCCGTGCGCGCTCTACCATGATTTTGTTTATTCATGAGAAGGGAGTAGTGCCATGAAATTGTTTTACAAAGCCGGCGCATGTTCACTCTCGCCGCATATCATGCTGCGCGAAGCGGGTATCGATTTTACGCTGGTGGCGGTGGATCTGGCCGCGAAGCGCACCGAAAGCGGCGAAGATTACCTGACTATCAACCCGAAAGGTCAGGTGCCGGCGCTGCTGCTGGATGACGGTACGCTGCTGACGGAGGGTGTCGCTATTGTTCAGTATATCGCGGATAAAGTGCCGGACCGCCAGTTGCTTGCGCCGGTCGGCAGCATGACCCGCTACCATACGCTGGAGTGGCTCAACTATATCGCGACGGAGCTGCATAAAGGCTTTACGCCTCTGTTCCGTCCGGATACGCCGGACGAGTACAAAACCATCGCCCGCGCTCAGCTGCAGAAGAAATTCGATTATGTGAATGAGGCGCTGGCGCAGAAGCAGTGGCTGATGGGGCTGCGCTTCAGCGTGGCGGATGCTTACCTGTTTACGGTGCTGAACTGGGCAAAAGCGGTAGGGCTTGAGATGCAGGCGTTTGACAATATCGCTGACTATCAGGCTCGCGTGAAGGCGCGTCCTGCTGTTGCAGCAGCGCTGAAGGCGGAAGGTCTGGGCGCGTAAGGATGAATAACGCCGCGCCTGTTTCAGGCGCGGCGTTTTTTTACAGTTTCACCGCAGTGAAGTAGTGTTCAGGCTGCGCGATACCGTCCTGCGCCGCTACCACCTGAAGTTCATACTCTTCCATACGCTTGGTGGTCACCATGATGTCGTAGACCGCCGCCGTCACATGCTCCAGCGCCTCGCGAAGCGTTGCGCCCTGCAACAGCTTCACCAGCAGCAGACCACTTGTCACATCGCCCACGCCGACCGGCTGACGCGCGCCGAAATCCACCAGCGGACGGCTGATGTGCCACGCTTCTTCGGCGGTCACCAGCAGCATCTCGAAGCGATCCTGCTGATAACCCGCGCGCGCAAGATGTTTCACCAGCACAATCTGCGGACCACGGGCGATAAGCTCGCGCGCGGTCGTCACCGCCTCGTCGACGCTCGCCACCGCATGACCGCTCAGCATCTCCAGTTCCAGCAGGTTTGGCGCGATAATATCGCTCGCCGGTAGTGCTGCGCGCGCGTGGAACTCCGCCACGCCAGGCGCCACGATGCAGCCCTTTTCCGGGTGGCCCATCACCGGATCGCAGAAATATTTCGCCTTCGGATTGGCCGCTTTCACCTGACGGACGATCTCCAGAATCTGCTCACCCTGCTCCGCCGACCCCAGATAGCCGCTCAGCACCGCGTCACAGCGCGACAGCTGGCCTATCGCCGCGATGCCCTGCACAATCTCGGTCAGGTGCGATGGCGGCATCACGGCACCGGTCCACTGGCCATACTGCGTGTGATTGGAAAACTGCACCGTATTGAGCGGCCAGACGTTGGCGCCCAGACGGCGCATCGGGAATTCAGCCGCGCTGTTGCCGGCATGACCAAACACCACATGAGACTGGATGGCGAGTATGTTCTTCATTTTTTTCCGGGTGAAACGAGAGGTCGGGTTAAAAATAAAGGGCGTGGTTTCCCACGCCCTTGACTGGCAGAGTGTTATTTCCAGCAGACGAGGCAGTAGTTTTTCTTACCGCGACGCAGCAGCGTGTAGCGGCCAAAGAGGCGGTCGCTGTCGCTAAAGGTATATTCCGGGTCCGCCTGCTTCTCACCGTTGATGGTAATGGCATTGGAGGCGATAGTTTTACGCGCCTGACCGCGGGACGGCTGCAGCTCGGAATCCACCAGCGCCTGCATGAGATCCGCGCCTTTTTCCATCTCGATCATCGGCACGCCGTCCTGCGCAAGCTGTTCGAAATCCGCTTCGCTCAGCGCGTTCAGATTGCCGTTAAACAGGCTTTCGGTAATGCGTTTCGCGGCGGCGAGGCCCTCTTCGCCATGCACCAGACGCGTCACCTGCTCCGCCAGCACATACTGGGCGCGCGGCGCTTTACCGCTGTTTTTGTCTTCTTCTTCAAGCGCATTGATCTCATCAAGGCTCATAAAGGTGAAGAATTTCAGGAAGCGATAAACATCGGCATCCGCCGTGTTGATCCAGAACTGGTAGAACTTGTACGGGCTGGTTTTCTTCGGATCGAGCCATACCGCGCCGCCTTCGGTTTTACCAAATTTGGTGCCGTCGGATTTGGTGATAAGCGGCACCGTCAGGCCGAACACCTGATTCTGGTGCAGACGACGGGTCAGGTCGATACCCGAAGTGATGTTGCCCCACTGGTCAGAGCCGCCAATCTGCAGCGCGACGCCGTGCAGTTTGTTCAGGCAGGCGAAATCGTAACCCTGAAGCAGGTTATACGAGAACTCGGTGAAGGAGATGCCCACATCGTCGCGGTTCAGGCGCTGCTTAACCGCTTCTTTGTTGATCATCTGATTGACCGAAAAATGCTTGCCGATATCGCGCAGGAAGGTCAGCACATTCATGCTGCCGAACCAGTCATAGTTATTCGCCGCGATAGCGGCGTTGTCGCCGCAGTCAAAATCGAGGAACGGCGCGACCTGGCGGCGGATTTTATCCACCCACTCCTGGACGGTATCTTCAGTGTTCAGTTTACGTTCAGTGGCTTTAAAGCTCGGGTCGCCAATCAGACCGGTGGCGCCGCCGACCAGTGCAACCGGCTTGTGCCCCGCCATCTGAAAACGTTTGAGGCACAACAGAGGAACCAGATGGCCCAAGTGCAGGCTGTCGGCGGTGGGATCGAAGCCGCAATAAAGGGCGATCGGCCCCTGCGCCAGTCGCTGCGCTAACGCTTCTTCATCCGTCACCTGAGCCACAAGGCCCCGCTCCTGCAATTGTTTAATCAAATTGCTGCTTGCCATCAATTTCTCCATGTATTTACGACTGCACCTTTGCCGGTACACGGCTTTTCGCCCACTGGCGAAAGAATAAAATTCAGGGAGGCATAGAATAAAGCGCAAGCCCAACGAGCGCCAGCGCTTGCATAAGAAAATCGCTCACTTACGGGGCGAGACGGTCGATTTTCCAGCCGTCGGCGTCGCGCTGGTATAAAAAGCGGTCGTGAAGCCGGTGCTCGCCGCCCTGCCAGAATTCCACCTGTTCGAGGCTGACGCGAAAACCGCCCCAGAAACTCGGCAGCGGAACCTCGCCTTGCTGGAATTTCTGTTTCAGTTCGAGGAATTTGCTCTCCAGCACGCCGCGCGCCGAGATGCGGCTCGACTGTTTTGATACCCACGCGCCAATCTGGCTGTCGCGCGGGCGGCTGTGGAAATATTTCACGACTTCGAGCGTAGAGAGGCGTTCCGCCTTGCCCGTCACCATCACCTGACGCTCCAGCATATGCCACGGAA is a window of Cronobacter muytjensii ATCC 51329 DNA encoding:
- the rsxD gene encoding electron transport complex subunit RsxD, with translation MVFRIASSPYTHNQRQTSRIMMLVTLAAVPGIAVQWYFFGYGSLVQILLAIVSALASEALVLRMRKLSLKRHLGDNSALLTGLLLGVSIPPLAPWWMVVLGTVFAVIIAKQLYGGLGHNPFNPAMIGYVVLLISFPVQMTNWLPPQQIAATAPGFVDALQVIFHGVTASGDTMAQLRLGIDGVSQATPLDTFKTGLHAGHPAGELLAQPIYGGALAGLGWQWVNLAYLAGGLFLLARGTIRWHIPASFIVTLAVCSTFGWLIAPEKFLSPLMHLLSGATMLGAFFILTDPVTASTTNKGRLVFGALAGLLVWLIRSFGGYPDGVAFAVLLANITVPLIDYYTRPRVYGHR
- the rsxG gene encoding electron transport complex subunit RsxG, which gives rise to MLKTIQKHGVTLAVFAALTTGLTAMVNALTKTTIEGQAALQQKQLFDQVLPPQIYDNDIQQSCYLVNAPALGRGEKQLWVARKGDKPVAVVMQATAPDGYSGAIQLLVGADFKGTVLGTRVTEHHETPGLGDKIETRISDWITGFAGKIIQGPDDNRWAVKKDGGQFDQFTGATITPRAVVNAVKRAGLYAQTLEPQLSSLPSCGDTHE
- a CDS encoding electron transport complex subunit E; this translates as MNDVKSILVNGLWKNNSALVQLLGMCPLLAVTSTATNALGLGLATTLVLTLTNASISAFRRWMPGEIRIPIYVMIIAAVVSIVQMLINAYAFGLYQSLGIFIPLIVTNCIVVGRAEAFAAKNGPLLSALDGFAIGMGATGAMFVLGSLREILGNGTLFDGADGLLGSWARVLRIEVFHTDTPFLLAMLPPGAFIGLGMMLAVKYLIDERMKRRAAKPVVVEASPENAS
- the nth gene encoding endonuclease III: MNQAKRIEILTRLRANNPHPTTELHFTSPFELLIAVLLSAQATDVSVNKATAKLYPVANTPQAMLALGVDGVKEYIKTIGLFNSKAENVIKTCRILIEQHGGEVPEDRAALEALPGVGRKTANVVLNTAFGWPTIAVDTHIFRVSNRTKFAPGKNVEAVEEKLLKVVPAEFKVDCHHWLILHGRYTCIARKPRCGSCIIEDLCEYAEKVYE
- the dtpA gene encoding dipeptide/tripeptide permease DtpA, which codes for MSTANKKPAESVSMNAFKQPRSFYLIFSIELWERFGFYGLQGIMAVYLVKQLGMSEADSITLFSSFSALVYGLVAIGGWLGDKVLGTKRVIMLGTIVLAVGYALVAWSGHDAGIVYLGMATIAVGNGLFKANPSSLLSTCYEKDDPRLDGAFTMYYMAINIGSFFSMLATPWLADKFGWSVAFSLSFVGMLITLVNFIFCKKWVKDYGSKPDFAPLHVGKLLATIVGIVVLVAIATWLLHNQGIARMVLGVVALGIVIIFAKEAFAMQGAARRKMIVAFILMLEAIVFFVLYQQMPTSLNFFAIRNVEHDILGIAFQPEQFQALNPFWIMIGSPILAAIYNKMGDRLPMPFKFTIGMLLCSGAFLVLPLGAKFASEAGIVSVNWLILSYALQSIGELMISGLGLAMVAQLVPQRLMGFIMGSWFLTTAGAAMIAGKVANLMAVPENVTDPLQSLEVYGRVFMQIGIATGVIALLMLLTAPLLNRMTQEDKPKETETAHA
- the gstA gene encoding glutathione transferase GstA yields the protein MKLFYKAGACSLSPHIMLREAGIDFTLVAVDLAAKRTESGEDYLTINPKGQVPALLLDDGTLLTEGVAIVQYIADKVPDRQLLAPVGSMTRYHTLEWLNYIATELHKGFTPLFRPDTPDEYKTIARAQLQKKFDYVNEALAQKQWLMGLRFSVADAYLFTVLNWAKAVGLEMQAFDNIADYQARVKARPAVAAALKAEGLGA
- the pdxY gene encoding pyridoxal kinase PdxY, whose protein sequence is MKNILAIQSHVVFGHAGNSAAEFPMRRLGANVWPLNTVQFSNHTQYGQWTGAVMPPSHLTEIVQGIAAIGQLSRCDAVLSGYLGSAEQGEQILEIVRQVKAANPKAKYFCDPVMGHPEKGCIVAPGVAEFHARAALPASDIIAPNLLELEMLSGHAVASVDEAVTTARELIARGPQIVLVKHLARAGYQQDRFEMLLVTAEEAWHISRPLVDFGARQPVGVGDVTSGLLLVKLLQGATLREALEHVTAAVYDIMVTTKRMEEYELQVVAAQDGIAQPEHYFTAVKL
- the tyrS gene encoding tyrosine--tRNA ligase, translated to MASSNLIKQLQERGLVAQVTDEEALAQRLAQGPIALYCGFDPTADSLHLGHLVPLLCLKRFQMAGHKPVALVGGATGLIGDPSFKATERKLNTEDTVQEWVDKIRRQVAPFLDFDCGDNAAIAANNYDWFGSMNVLTFLRDIGKHFSVNQMINKEAVKQRLNRDDVGISFTEFSYNLLQGYDFACLNKLHGVALQIGGSDQWGNITSGIDLTRRLHQNQVFGLTVPLITKSDGTKFGKTEGGAVWLDPKKTSPYKFYQFWINTADADVYRFLKFFTFMSLDEINALEEEDKNSGKAPRAQYVLAEQVTRLVHGEEGLAAAKRITESLFNGNLNALSEADFEQLAQDGVPMIEMEKGADLMQALVDSELQPSRGQARKTIASNAITINGEKQADPEYTFSDSDRLFGRYTLLRRGKKNYCLVCWK
- the pdxH gene encoding pyridoxamine 5'-phosphate oxidase, encoding MSDIDHLQQIAHLRREYTKGGLRRRDLTDQPLPLFERWLAQACEAKLADPTAVVVATVDEQGQPYQRIVLLKHFDERGMVFYTNLGSRKAHHLENNPRISLLFPWHMLERQVMVTGKAERLSTLEVVKYFHSRPRDSQIGAWVSKQSSRISARGVLESKFLELKQKFQQGEVPLPSFWGGFRVSLEQVEFWQGGEHRLHDRFLYQRDADGWKIDRLAP